The Nostoc sp. PCC 7524 nucleotide sequence GATTGAGCTATCTTGATTGCTTCTAGTAAATTATCTACTACCTTACTCTTGGCTAGTCTTTCGGCTTGGGCTAGCTTATCAACGTCTTCTTTTGATGAGGTAATAATGCCGTGCAATTGGTCATATTTGGTCGTCGCCCAATATTGATTATCTACACGCAACAATTTAGCTGCTACCATAAACGCCGATTGCCAACGTTTTTGTCGTAGCTCTTCTTCTGCGTCCTTGTATATACCGTCTGCTTTAGCCCAAATTGTTTCCCATTTGGTAATTTGCTCATCTACCAATTTATAAGTTGGCAAGTCTTGGGGTATTTTGCGAGCCGTGGCGATCGCCTCTTCTAAATTCCCTGATTGAAAATTTTGGTCAGCCAGCTTCAAAATATCCCGTGACCATTCCTCTAAAAAACGTTCTATTTCTCCCCGCAATGGGTGGTCTGATGGCAGTTGTCTTACTAAGGCGATCGCTTGCAACAGGTCATTAACTGTCTGTTTAGAGGCTGCCAGTTGAGCGCAATGTAGCCGCACAGAAGCACTTGCCAGAGGCCAAAAAATTGCCGGGCAATTAGGTGCAGACGGTAACTTCAAAAGCATTGCCGTTGCCATAAATGCCACACTGCCAGGGATGAGCGTTAACAATAAAGCCCATCCTATCCAACTTTTCATCCAGCGTGGCAACTTATTTGCACCGTTACTGAGTATATTATTTGCTTCTGATTGACTGTTAATAGGTAATCCTTCGGTATTATTATCTGTTCGCTGCTTCACTGAATTAGAGGAACCAGTCGCTGGGACACCAGACCCGTGGGGTTCACCAAAATTTTGCGTTGGGGAGAATCCTGCCGCATCATCTGGATTTCTTCCTCTGGTTGGATGCCAACTTTCTGGGATATCCCGCTCTGTCATCTCTCACACCACAATAAGGGAATAGCGATCTGTTTTAGAATGATAATTCTATTTTTGCCATAGTAACTTTCTCATAATTAAAAAGCTACTTGTTACATTATCCTTCCCACAGATAACATTAATAATTAGCAGATTCAGCTACCTTTTATACCTATCCAGAAACAGAAGATTCTGCTTGCAAATCAACAATGAGTTGAGCTAAATGATCGCTGCTGGCCTGATATACTCTGCCACAAAAGTCACAGGTTGCTTCAGCTCCATCATCTTTCACAATCATGTCTTGTAATTCCGCCTCTCCCAACATCTTTAATGCTCCTAACACCCGATCAAAAGAGCATCCACAGTGGAAGCGTAAAATTTGGCTTTCTGGGAAAATATTTAAACCCATGTCGCCTAGTAAATCATGAAAGATTTCTGGCAAAGTCTTACCAGCTTGCAATAACGGCGTGAAACCAGATAAAGCTGCTACCCGCGATTCTAATTTCGCCACTAATTCTTCATCTCTGGCGGCTTTCGGCAATACCTGCACCAACAACCCACCGGATGCTGTTACTCCACCAGCACCGACGAACACACCTAATACCAATGCAGAAGGTGTTTGCTCCGAATTGACGAGGTAGTGAGCTACATCATCACCAATTTCCCCAGAAATCAGTTCTACTGTACTAGAGTAGGGGTAGCCGTAACCGATATCTCTGACTACGTAGAGGTAGCCATTACCCACAGCACCACCAACATCTAGTTTGCCCTTAGCATTAGGAGGCAATTCCACAGAGGGATTACCCACATAACCCCGGACTGTGCCATCTAAACCAGCATCCACTAAGATGCCACCCAAAGGCCCATCACCCTTAACCCGGACATTAACCCTAGATCCAGGCCTCTTCATACTGGAAGCCATCAACAAACCTGCTGCCATTGTCCGCCCTAGAGCCGCCGTTGCTACGTAAGAAAGCTGGTGGCGTTGCCGTGCCTCTTCTGTCAAACGCGTGGTGATCGCACCTACTGCACGAATTCCACCGTCGGCTGCTGTGGCGCGAATTAATTGATCCGCCATGAAAACCTTACCAATAATAATGTCTCAACAAAGGCCCTTGCTCTTCAGCGTCGGGTTTCAAGTAATATCTAGTATAACAAAACTTAACTTATACAAAAGTTACGTAAGTGTTATTTGCTGAATCGGAAGTCTAATATCGATTTCAGTTCCCTGGTTAGCAATGGAAGTACATTTGATAGAGCCACCATGTTGCTCAACGATAATTTGATGGCTAATAGACAAACCTAAACCAGTTCCTTGACCAACGGGCTTAGTAGTAAAAAAAGGTTGGAAAATGCTGCGGCAAATCTCTTCACTCATGCCACAACCATTATCAGAGATTGTGATATTAATTTGATTATCCTCAGACTGAAATGTACGAATCCAAATAGTTGGTGTTTCTTCTGTAGTTTGTCCGAGAATTGCTGTTTTTTGAATCAAGGCATCGATAGCATTATTAATTAAATTTAGAAATACTTGGTTTAAAAAACGAGGATTACAGAAAATATGAGGAATTTTTCCGTATTTTTTAATCACTGAAATAGGTTGGCTATTACTAGCACAACATTTAAGCCGATGCTGCAAAATTACGAGTGTACTATCAATACCTTGATGGATGTCAGCTTTTTTATAGTCAGCTTCATTCAAACGTGAGAAATTTGATAGGGATTCTACAATCTCCATAATCCGAATTGTGCCAACCTGCATTGAGTTCAGCAGCTTTGGCAAGTCGCTCTGGATAAACTTCAGTTCACTGTTAGCAAGAGCATTAACGATTTTGAGATCTGGATTCGGATATACAGCAGCATAATTAGCTAGCAGGTTGAGTAAGTCTTGGGTATACTGACGAAGATATTCTAAATTGCCATGAATAAAACTCACCGGATTATTAATTTCGTGAGCAACTCCAGCCACCATCGTTCCCAAGGCTAACATAGTTTCCCGTTGAATTAATTGCATTTGAGCTTGCTGAGTTTGTTTTAATTGAAATAAAGCTGACTCTGCATTTTCTTTTGCTGTACGGTATTTTTCTTTGACTATAAATAGTCTTTGCAGTGTTTGGTAGTAGATAGTAACGCTAAAAAATACGAATAATGCTCCGAAAAAGAAAACCATGCCAGTGAGCAATGGTATCCATTCAATTAGCCTAGCAATTGTTAAATAGATACATAACGAATAACCACCCAGAAAAAAAATCATTAGCAAAAACATGATTCGCCAACTTAGTTGCTCTGGTTTTGTATTGAATAATTTGAGAATTTTCTGCGTCCTAAGAATGGATAGCCCCATGATTCCAGCACCAAGAGTAATCATGGTGACAATAAAATACAGAAAAGTTGAAGAACTTAGCATAGCCTTGAGCCGAAATAGACTTAAAAAACGGCAAGATCATCTGTAGGTTCTACCCACTAAAATCTTAATTCACGTAAAAACAAGAGAAATAGTTGTAGTAGATTTCGTTTTTAATAAAACTGATTATTTTGCTGTAAATAATAAGTTACTACCTTTTTCAATGAAAATTTTATTTATAGATGCTTTTTATCAAAATTTTATTGAATTCCATGCTATATAAAGCCAGATTTTACGAATAGAACCTACTATATAAAGTTTTTAATTTAAACTCGAAAGATGATCATCATATATTCAAGAAAATAGAAATTATTTATAAGTGATAATGCTGAATTGGAATTAACAGATAATCTAAATCTTTTTTGGCATTAGCAATTGTATTAAAAGGGAATAGGGAATAGGGAAAAGACTGGTTTTGGACGATCGCGGTAGCGTGCCGTAGGCAAAGTTACTGTTGCCTGTTGCCTGTTCCCTAACCCGAAGGGGTTGGTGACGTTTTCCATGTCTATTGTTGTTTACCCATGATTTAGGATTACTATAGAAACTTCTTTTATTGAGCTTCTACAAATGCTAGGTAATTTTCAACACAGCCAACTGCGAATCGAAATAGAAGCATCAGCTAGCGCCATTCATGATAGTCTCTTACGAACTGAGAAGCTGGAAAAATGGCTGATAGGGCAAAGATTTGCACCAGGAATACCAGATGAACTAACCACAGGAGTAGAGTTTACTACCTGGACTGGAGCGATCGCTATTCATCATCGGGTAGATGTCGCCAAAGCCAACTGTCTACGGTTGTTACTTAGTGGCGGGATTGATGGATTTCATGAATGGTATTGGGGAGACGGTTGGGTGCAATCTCGAATTGAAGGTATATCACTACTACCCCTCAATTTAGGACAAACCATCAGTTTATTGAGTTTACGTCAGTTTCTTGCTGAGTCTCATAGCAAGGTTTAATTACTGCTCATCACCCGCAGAAAATACTTGCTCGACTTTTAATTGTAAGTCTGGAAAAGTAGAAGATTGAATGCGTTCTGCACCAACAAATTCCGCAGGTTCGTACAAATCCTCAATTAAGGTAAATTTATGAGCGACTACCGGAGTTTTAGTCATGAGTTATTAGTCATTAGTCAACAGTCATTAGTTAAGGGAAATGGAATTTTTTCCCTTGTCTCACCTACACCCCTACACCCGATTTTAACTAGGCTTGACTACCAACACAGAACAAGCCGCCTCTTCTACCACTTGATTACTTACAGAACCCAAGACAATCCGTGTCATACCTGTTAAACCACGACTGCCAATAATAATTAAATCTGTTTTGTGAATATTAGCCAAACGAATAATTTCTTCAGATGGTTCACCAGCAACCAGTTCTATTTCACTTTGAACTGATAACTGTTCCTGAAAAGATTGCAATTGTTTTTCTATATGGAAAGAGGAAAATCGAGAAGATTCAGGTTGAGGCCGATCAGCTGGCAGTTCTGTTTCTGACTCGGCTGTGGGAAACACATGACAGAGTATAACTTTAGTTTCTGGGGACAAAACCAAACTATCTAAAGTCTCAATGACTCGTGTGGCGATTTCTGAACCATCTATAGCTACCAAAATAGTTTTGAGCATTGCTGTTGCCTCTTCAGATGTAGATCCCTGATATCAGGAAGTGATATGGATAAGCTTATTGGCAGCTATACCAACAGTTTCTCAGAAAATGACCGAGTTTACATGGTAGAGACTTTGCTGTACAAAGCTTTCCGACCTTGAGGCGACAGCTGCCTAGACTTTTAGTTTGATACCACTGAGTATTTTTTTTCCAAAACTATAGGAAAAAATTAAGCATTCTTAATCACTCTTCTTGCTGAATTCGGCGGCGTACTGAATCAGCATGAGAAGGTAAGCCTTCAGCCGTTGCTAATGCGTCAATTGCACCTGCTACTTTTTGCAATGCTGTGGGTGAATATTGAATGATATTAGAATGCTTGAGAAAAGTTTCCACTCCTAAAGCTGAAGCATAGCGAGCCGCACCGGAAGTAGGTAAAGTGTGGTTGGGACCGGCTATATAATCCCCTACAGCTTCCGGTGTGGAATAACCCAGGAATATCGCCCCAGCATGACGAATGTTTGGCAGTAATGCCCAAGGGTCTTTAATTTCTAATTCTAGGTGTTCCGGTGCGAATTCGTTGGAGAGTTCGGCAGCTGCTTCTAAAGATTCCACCAAGACAATTAAGCCGTAGTGAGCGATCGCTTTTTCGGTATCGATCCGCCGTGGGTGATCTACTAATTGTCTTTCTACAGCGACTTGCACATTTTTGGCTAAAGCGGGATCTGTAGTTAACAAAATCGCCGCCGCCATTGGATCATGTTCCGCTTGCGCCAATAAATCCGTTGCCACATGGACAGGATTGGCTGTTTCATCGGCAATGATCAATACTTCACTGGGGCCTGCTAAACAATCAATACCCACAGTGCCGTAAACTAACTTTTTCGCTAGGGTGACGTAGATATTGCCTGGCCCGGTAATCACATCTACCTTGGGAATTGTTTCTGTACCATAAGCTAAAGCGGCGATCGCTTGCGCTCCCCCGACGCGATAAATTTCTTTGATTCCCGCCTCTTGCGCCGCTACTAAAACTGCGGGGTTAATGACTTTATTGGCTCCTGGTGGAGTTACCATAATTACACGCGGTACACCAGCTACCTTGGCCGGAATGGCATTCATCAGTACCGTACTTGGATAGGCAGCACGGCCGCCAGGGATATACAAACCCGCTTTGTCTACGGGATTATAGCGTTTACCTAACACTACATCATCATCGCCAAAGTGTACCCAGCTTTTGGGGACTCGCTGACGATGAAAGGCTTCAATTTGGCCACAAGCCAGCCGAATCGCCGCCAATAGTTCCTGAGATACCTGTTGATAAGCTGCATCCAGTTCCGAACCTTTGACACGCAGTTCTTCCGGCTTGAGGTTTTGATTGTCAAATTCGGCAGTATAATGTAGCACAGCTTTATCGCCTTGGCGTTTGACTGCTTGCAACACTTCCCGCACTGTGGCTTCTTTATGAAGCACTGGTTCGTCACTGGTGCGATCGCAGATACGTTTTAGTTCTGCTTTAACGTCTGCCTGCTGAGTAATGATTCGCAGCATGGAGTAAGGACAATGCCAAAATTTTAGAATATACCGCCTCAGAATTAGTTCTGCTGTTTACCCACGGGGTACAAAGCCAACGCTAATTCTCCTCTCTAGCTTAACCTGGATTTTTTTGATACTCCCAAGACATCCAGCACTTGATTTGCTTGAGGAGGCGATTTAATTACTCATGCCGATTTGCCTAGTTGGCTGTGGGCAGAGAAGAGGAGTACCAATCCCTACTACCCTTAAACCACTACACAATCTCTCTGGGAGCATAGCCGATGCTGATACACATCCAGGTTGGCCCAATCCAGAAACTAACTTTAGAAGTTGAGTATAATTTGTACTGATTTTTTACTTGACTGTGAGCTAATTTCCTGAATTCTAGCTATTTGCAGCCTTTGTCTTTTCACAATACATCCTGATTAGGGGACGTACTCCATGACTGATGTATTTAGATCAGGTTTTGCAGAAATTCAGATGGCTATTTTTATGATTAAAGTTTCTTATGATAGCGTTTTTTCTCAGGTTTAGTAAATACCTAAAAAATTAGGCATCAGTTAAGTTAATGAGCAACCCAACAGTAATTTTTTTTCAGAAACCATAACATTGGCAATCTAGATGCTATATTAGTAAGTCTAGTAGTGTGTGTACATATAATAGTCTTTTTGGAATCGACTGTGGCGAATACAAAGTCTGCTCTCAAGCGCGCCAAAATCGCAGAACGCAATCGGCTGCGTAACAAAACCTACAAATCAGCCGTGAAAACGCTGATTAAAAAATACTTGAATGCGGTAGAAGTCTATGCAGCTAATCCTACCCCGGAATCTCAACAGGAAGTACAAGTAAGACTTTCTGAGGCTTACAGCAAAATTGATAAAGCTGTGAAGCGGGGTGTTCTGCATCCCAACAACGGGGCAAGGAAGAAGTCTAGACTGGCTCACAAGCTCAAGCCACTCACCCAAACAGCATAAGCAGTTAATTAGTCATCAGTCATTAACTAATGACTAATGACTAATAACTAATGACTAATGACTAATGACCATGCAGCTGATTGACACCCACGTACATCTCAATTTTGATGCCTTCCAGGCAGATTTAACAGCAGTGCGATCGCGATGGCAAGAAGCAGGGGTAGTGCGTTTAGTACATTCCTGTGTCGAGCCAAAGGAATTTTCCAGTATACAAACCATAGCCCACCAGTTCCCGGAAATCAGCTTTGCTGTAGGCTTGCATCCATTAGATGCCGCTCAATGGCAAAGTGATACAGGGGAGCAAATATTATCCTTAGCGCGTTCTGACTCTAAGGTAGTAGCAATTGGTGAAATGGGGCTGGATTTTTACAAAGCCGACAATTATCAGCAACAGTGCATGGTATTGGAAGCCCAATTAGCGATCGCCTCTGAACTCAACTTACCCGTAATTATTCACTGTCGAGATGCAGCAGTTGCTTTGAGAGAAATACTCAAAACATGGCAGGAGCGAACAAATCATCAACTCCGGGGTGTAATGCACTGTTGGGGAGGAACACCAGAAGAAACTCAATGGTTTATGGATTTAGGCTTTTATATTAGTTTTAGCGGGACAGTTACCTTTAAAAACGCCAAAGCCATCCAAGCTTCTGCTCAAATGGTGAAAAGCGATCGCCTGCTAGTGGAAACAGACTGTCCATTTTTAGCACCAGTTCCCAAGCGGGGTGAAAAGCGGAATGAGCCTGCCTATGTGCGCTATGTAGCCGAGCAAGTAGCCCAGCTACGAGGAGAGACATTAGAGGCTATTTCCACTCAAACTACCCAAAATGCTTGCGAATTATTCGGTCTAGCACTATAAAGTTTTGCCGATTATCTTCTAGGTTGCATCAAAAAATCAAAAGCTAGGAGGAAAAAAATATGCTAAGATTAATCCCTCCAAAACATTTTGTGTGCGTCATAATGATAAATAAAGGAACTGAGAACTCCTAAACTTGATTTTGTACAGTTATCAACTTGACCATCCTCACATCTCTACAAACGGATGCTCTCAATGTTATAAAAAACCTCACAAACAACATTGAGATAAACTTTGACCACAACCACCTGCCTTGTATTTAACCTATAGAAAATTGTTAAAAGAAATTGTCTTGTGATCACAATCCAGAACAATCAAGCCATTTTGACCCATAACCTCCCAACTAAGGCTCATTTTCCCCATTTCAGGCTATCACCATGAGTATCTCTGGTGTGTGCAGACGATTTTAGGAGCTGCGTCAATTTAGTTAACGCACTTTTGGGAGGGGAAGTGAGGCAGACAAACCAAATTCAGGCATATCTCAAACTACTGCTGTTGAGGAATCAATCAAATAGCTGGATAGTAGCAGCTTTTGCTGGGTTTCAGGGGCTATTACCCCCTTGTCAAAATCGCCCTCTCCAGATTCAATTGCTGCGTTTACCCACACTTGTAGATCATCGGGTGACATTGAAGGAGAAGTTCCCACACGGCTAAGGACACTGGCTAGCGACAGGAACAGTACCCCATCTGTGTCCGTGAAAAATTTAACCAGGTTGACAAAGGTAGAGGCATGACTAGCGAAAATTACATTGAACCCGCCTTTCTATTGCCCGACTTGATTGAAATCCAGCGTTCCAGCTTTCGCTGGTTTTTAGAAGAAGGGCTAATCGAAGAACTTAACTCCTTTAGTCCTATTACAGACTATACCGGCAAATTAGAACTGCATTTTTTAGGACAAAACTACAAACTCAAGGAGCCAAAGTACAGCGTTGAAGAAGCCAAACGCCGGGATAGTACCTATGCTGTACAAATGTATGTCCCCACCCGTCTGCTGAATAAAGAAACTGGGGATATTAAAGAGCAAGAAGTATTTATTGGTGATCTACCTTTGATGACCGATCGCGGTACCTTTATCATTAACGGAGCCGAGCGGGTAATTGTCAATCAAATCGTGCGATCGCCTGGAGTTTACTACAAATCAGAAATCGATAAAAACGGACGACGTACCTATTCTGCCAGTTTGATCCCCAACCGGGGGGCATGGCTGAAATTTGAAACAGACCGTAACGATTTAGTGTGGGTACGGATCGATAAAACCCGGAAACTCTCAGCCCAGGTATTACTCAAAGCTTTAGGGTTATCAGATAACGAAATTTTTGATGCTCTGCGCCATCCCGAATATTTCCAGAAAACCATCGAGAAAGAAGGGCAATTTTCTGAAGAAGAAGCCCTCATGGAGTTATATCGCAAACTCCGCCCCGGTGAACCACCCACAGTCCTCGGTGGGCAACAACTTTTAGACTCCCGATTCTTCGACCCCAAACGTTATGACTTGGGTCGTGTTGGTAGATACAAACTTAACAAAAAATTACGCCTATCTGTACCTGAGACGGTGCGGATTCTCACCCCTAGCGATATATTAGCCGCAGTTGATTACCTGATCAACCTGGAATATGACATTGGTAGTATTGACGACATCGACCACTTAGGCAACCGTCGCGTCAGAAGTGTCGGTGAGTTGTTGCAAAACCAAGTCCGAGTAGGATTAAACCGCCTAGAGAGGATCATTCGGGAACGGATGACCGTATCTGACGCGGAAGTCCTCACCCCTGCTTCCCTGGTGAACCCCAAACCCTTGGTAGCAGCCATCAAAGAATTCTTTGGTTCTAGCCAATTAAGTCAGTTCATGGATCAAACCAATCCCCTAGCAGAACTGACCCACAAACGCCGTTTATCAGCCCTTGGCCCTGGCGGTTTGACCCGTGAACGGGCAGGGTTTGCCGTGCGAGATATCCATCCTTCCCACTACGGGCGGATTTGTCCCATTGAAACACCAGAAGGCCCCAACGCTGGTTTGATTGGTTCCTTGGCAACCCACGCCCGCGTTAACCTGTATGGCTTCTTAGAAACTCCCTTTAGACCAGTAGAAAATGGTCGAGTGAGATTTGACCTGCCAGCAGTATACATGACGGCAGATGAAGAAGACGACCTGCGGGTAGCACCTGGAGATACCCAACTAGATGAAAATGGCTACATCCTGGGTCCACAAGTACCTGTACGTTATCGCCAGGATTGGTCTACCACAACCCCTGAGCAGGTAGACTACGTAGCTGTGTCCCCCGTGCAGATTGTATCTGTAGCTACTAGCATGATTCCCTTCTTGGAACATGACGACGCTAACCGCGCCCTCATGGGTTCCAATATGCAACGGCAAGCAGTCCCCCTACTCAAACCAGAGCGGCCATTGGTAGGTACAGGCTTAGAAGCCCAAGGTGCTAGAGACTCTGGGATGGTGATTATCTCCCGGACGGATGGGGATGTCACCTATGTAGATGCCACAGAAATTCGTGTCCGTCCTAAACCCAATGCCCCAGAAATTAAGTACACGATTTCCAAATACCAGCGTTCTAACCAGGATACCTGTCTCAACCAAAAGCCCCTCGTGCGGATGGGTGAACGTGTAGTGGCAGGTCAGGTATTAGCTGATGGTTCCTCTACTGAAGGGGGCGAATTGGCCCTGGGACAAAATATCGTCGTTGCTTATATGCCGTGGGAAGGCTACAACTACGAAGACGCAATTTTGATTTCCGAGCGCCTGGTACAAGATGACATTTACACCTCAATTCACATTGAAAAATATGAAATTGAGGCACGCCAGACCAAACTCGGACCAGAAGAAATCACCAGAGAAATTCCCAACGTCGGGGAAGATGCCTTACGTCAGTTAGATGAACAGGGGATCATTCGCATTGGGGCGTGGGTAGAAGCTGGAGACATCTTAGTAGGTAAAGTCACACCCAAAGGAGAATCTGACCAACCCCCAGAAGAAAAGCTGTTGCGGGCGATTTTCGGGGAAAAAGCACGGGATGTGAGAGATAATTCCCTGCGCGTCCCTAACGGTGAAAAAGGGCGGGTAGTTGACGTGCGTCTATTTACCCGTGAACAGGGTGATGAATTACCACCAGGTGCCAACATGGTAGTCCGGGTATATGTTGCCCAAAAACGGAAAATCCAAGTTGGAGACAAAATGGCAGGTCGCCACGGGAATAAAGGGATTATTTCTCGCATATTGCCGATAGAAGATATGCCTTATCTGCCCGATGGCGCACCTGTAGATATCGTGCTGAATCCCCTGGGTGTACCTAGCCGGATGAACGTCGGACAAGTATTTGAGTGTCTGTTAGGTTGGGCTGGTTACAACTTAGGTGTGCGGTTTAAGATTACCCCCTTTGATGAAATGTATGGGGAAGAATCATCTCGAAAAATTGTGCATGGCAAATTGCAAGAAGCACGGGATGAAACCGGTCGCAACTGGGTGTATAACCCCGATGACTCTGGCAAAATCATGGTGTTTGATGGTCGGACTGGAGAACCATTCGACCGACCAGTTACAGTAGGTGTCGCTTATATGTTGAAGCTGGTACACCTAGTAGACGATAAGATTCACGCTCGTTCTACAGGACCATACTCCTTAGTAACGCAGCAACCCTTGGGTGGTAAAGCGCAACAAGGTGGTCAGCGATTTGGGGAAATGGAAGTGTGGGCATTGGAAGCCTTTGGTGCAGCGTACACCTTGCAAGAGTTGCTGACAGTGAAATCCGACGATATGCAGGGACGAAACGAAGCATTAAATGCGATCGTTAAAGGTAAGGCGATTCCCAGACCCGGTACACCAGAGTCCTTCAAAGTATTGATGCGAGAACTGCAATCCTTGGGTTTAGATATTGCTGTCCATAAGGTAGAAACCCAAGCCGATGGTAGTTCCTTAGATGTGGAAGTTGATTTGATGGCAGACCAAGCCAACAGAAGAACACCACCTCGACCAACCTACGAATCGCTTTCCCGTGAATCATTGGAAGACGACGAATAAATTTAGGGACTGGGGACTGGTGAGCCAGCGCGGTCTTGGGGGTTTCCCCCATGTTGGCGTAAGCCTTCCCGTAAGGGTGCGACTGGCGAACCCGAAGGGGGACTAGGAAATAATCCCCAGTAACCAATACCGAGTACCCAATACCCACTCCCCAAGGTTCTAAAACTAAATACATTCATCATTTAAAACTCAACACCTAAGTATGAGACCCGCCCAAACTAATCAGTTTGACTACGTAAAAATCGGCTTGGCATCACCTGAACGGATTCGCCAATGGGGTGAAAGGACATTACCCAATGGTCAGGTAGTCGGTGAAGTTACCAAACCAGAGACAATTAACTACCGCACACTCAAGCCGGAGATGGATGGCTTATTTTGTGAGCGCATCTTTGGCCCTGCTAAAGATTGGGAATGTCACTGTGGTAAGTATAAAAGAGTACGCCACAGAGGGATCGTGTGTGAGCGTTGTGGCGTAGAAGTCACCGAGTCGCGGGTGCGCCGCCATCGAATGGGATATATTAAACTCGCCGCCCCAGTGGCTCACGTTTGGT carries:
- the hslO gene encoding Hsp33 family molecular chaperone HslO, which gives rise to MADQLIRATAADGGIRAVGAITTRLTEEARQRHQLSYVATAALGRTMAAGLLMASSMKRPGSRVNVRVKGDGPLGGILVDAGLDGTVRGYVGNPSVELPPNAKGKLDVGGAVGNGYLYVVRDIGYGYPYSSTVELISGEIGDDVAHYLVNSEQTPSALVLGVFVGAGGVTASGGLLVQVLPKAARDEELVAKLESRVAALSGFTPLLQAGKTLPEIFHDLLGDMGLNIFPESQILRFHCGCSFDRVLGALKMLGEAELQDMIVKDDGAEATCDFCGRVYQASSDHLAQLIVDLQAESSVSG
- a CDS encoding sensor histidine kinase codes for the protein MLSSSTFLYFIVTMITLGAGIMGLSILRTQKILKLFNTKPEQLSWRIMFLLMIFFLGGYSLCIYLTIARLIEWIPLLTGMVFFFGALFVFFSVTIYYQTLQRLFIVKEKYRTAKENAESALFQLKQTQQAQMQLIQRETMLALGTMVAGVAHEINNPVSFIHGNLEYLRQYTQDLLNLLANYAAVYPNPDLKIVNALANSELKFIQSDLPKLLNSMQVGTIRIMEIVESLSNFSRLNEADYKKADIHQGIDSTLVILQHRLKCCASNSQPISVIKKYGKIPHIFCNPRFLNQVFLNLINNAIDALIQKTAILGQTTEETPTIWIRTFQSEDNQINITISDNGCGMSEEICRSIFQPFFTTKPVGQGTGLGLSISHQIIVEQHGGSIKCTSIANQGTEIDIRLPIQQITLT
- a CDS encoding universal stress protein — translated: MLKTILVAIDGSEIATRVIETLDSLVLSPETKVILCHVFPTAESETELPADRPQPESSRFSSFHIEKQLQSFQEQLSVQSEIELVAGEPSEEIIRLANIHKTDLIIIGSRGLTGMTRIVLGSVSNQVVEEAACSVLVVKPS
- the hisD gene encoding histidinol dehydrogenase — encoded protein: MLRIITQQADVKAELKRICDRTSDEPVLHKEATVREVLQAVKRQGDKAVLHYTAEFDNQNLKPEELRVKGSELDAAYQQVSQELLAAIRLACGQIEAFHRQRVPKSWVHFGDDDVVLGKRYNPVDKAGLYIPGGRAAYPSTVLMNAIPAKVAGVPRVIMVTPPGANKVINPAVLVAAQEAGIKEIYRVGGAQAIAALAYGTETIPKVDVITGPGNIYVTLAKKLVYGTVGIDCLAGPSEVLIIADETANPVHVATDLLAQAEHDPMAAAILLTTDPALAKNVQVAVERQLVDHPRRIDTEKAIAHYGLIVLVESLEAAAELSNEFAPEHLELEIKDPWALLPNIRHAGAIFLGYSTPEAVGDYIAGPNHTLPTSGAARYASALGVETFLKHSNIIQYSPTALQKVAGAIDALATAEGLPSHADSVRRRIQQEE
- the rpsT gene encoding 30S ribosomal protein S20 — its product is MANTKSALKRAKIAERNRLRNKTYKSAVKTLIKKYLNAVEVYAANPTPESQQEVQVRLSEAYSKIDKAVKRGVLHPNNGARKKSRLAHKLKPLTQTA
- a CDS encoding TatD family hydrolase, with protein sequence MQLIDTHVHLNFDAFQADLTAVRSRWQEAGVVRLVHSCVEPKEFSSIQTIAHQFPEISFAVGLHPLDAAQWQSDTGEQILSLARSDSKVVAIGEMGLDFYKADNYQQQCMVLEAQLAIASELNLPVIIHCRDAAVALREILKTWQERTNHQLRGVMHCWGGTPEETQWFMDLGFYISFSGTVTFKNAKAIQASAQMVKSDRLLVETDCPFLAPVPKRGEKRNEPAYVRYVAEQVAQLRGETLEAISTQTTQNACELFGLAL
- the rpoB gene encoding DNA-directed RNA polymerase subunit beta; amino-acid sequence: MTSENYIEPAFLLPDLIEIQRSSFRWFLEEGLIEELNSFSPITDYTGKLELHFLGQNYKLKEPKYSVEEAKRRDSTYAVQMYVPTRLLNKETGDIKEQEVFIGDLPLMTDRGTFIINGAERVIVNQIVRSPGVYYKSEIDKNGRRTYSASLIPNRGAWLKFETDRNDLVWVRIDKTRKLSAQVLLKALGLSDNEIFDALRHPEYFQKTIEKEGQFSEEEALMELYRKLRPGEPPTVLGGQQLLDSRFFDPKRYDLGRVGRYKLNKKLRLSVPETVRILTPSDILAAVDYLINLEYDIGSIDDIDHLGNRRVRSVGELLQNQVRVGLNRLERIIRERMTVSDAEVLTPASLVNPKPLVAAIKEFFGSSQLSQFMDQTNPLAELTHKRRLSALGPGGLTRERAGFAVRDIHPSHYGRICPIETPEGPNAGLIGSLATHARVNLYGFLETPFRPVENGRVRFDLPAVYMTADEEDDLRVAPGDTQLDENGYILGPQVPVRYRQDWSTTTPEQVDYVAVSPVQIVSVATSMIPFLEHDDANRALMGSNMQRQAVPLLKPERPLVGTGLEAQGARDSGMVIISRTDGDVTYVDATEIRVRPKPNAPEIKYTISKYQRSNQDTCLNQKPLVRMGERVVAGQVLADGSSTEGGELALGQNIVVAYMPWEGYNYEDAILISERLVQDDIYTSIHIEKYEIEARQTKLGPEEITREIPNVGEDALRQLDEQGIIRIGAWVEAGDILVGKVTPKGESDQPPEEKLLRAIFGEKARDVRDNSLRVPNGEKGRVVDVRLFTREQGDELPPGANMVVRVYVAQKRKIQVGDKMAGRHGNKGIISRILPIEDMPYLPDGAPVDIVLNPLGVPSRMNVGQVFECLLGWAGYNLGVRFKITPFDEMYGEESSRKIVHGKLQEARDETGRNWVYNPDDSGKIMVFDGRTGEPFDRPVTVGVAYMLKLVHLVDDKIHARSTGPYSLVTQQPLGGKAQQGGQRFGEMEVWALEAFGAAYTLQELLTVKSDDMQGRNEALNAIVKGKAIPRPGTPESFKVLMRELQSLGLDIAVHKVETQADGSSLDVEVDLMADQANRRTPPRPTYESLSRESLEDDE